The sequence below is a genomic window from Lolium perenne isolate Kyuss_39 chromosome 4, Kyuss_2.0, whole genome shotgun sequence.
gcaagcaagcaagatTTTAATTTCCTagcagcaagcaagcaagcaaagGGGAGCACctagctagcagcagcagcagcagggacATGGCAGCAGCAAGCAACCCTAGCAATGAATTGAGCAGAAGCAGCAATCAGGCGAGGAGGGGGAGGAGCCGGGCTATAatagcagcagcaagcaacccTACCTTGGAAGGATGCGCGGCGTCGGTCCTCTGCTGCGGCGTCAGCTGTCGAGGGCGTGGCAGTGtgctcctcctgctccggctCCGCGGCGTGGCGAGGGCGTGGCGGAGTGCTCCTCGTGATCCTGCTCCGCGGCGTGGCGTCGAGGGCGTGGCGGCGTGCTGCTCCTGCTTCGGGCGCGGCGAGTACTGCGGGGGCGTGGCGGTGAGGGCTCGAGGCAGAGGATCTGCGTGGCGGCAAAGCGGATGAGAATCGGGGGGGGGAGGCGACCGCCGGCGGCGAGGTGAATCGAGGGGGGACGTACCTGCGCGACGGTCGCTCGCGTGAGAAGTGGTGGCGCCTGCTCAGGGGAGGGGTGGCGGCCGCTGGTGGGAGGTGGCGTTGCTCAGGGGGCGCCGATGGGACGGGGCGGAGGCGGCGTCGCGAGGCAGATCGAGGGCCGCCGACGTTGGAGAGGATTGGGGAATGGTGAATGGGGATGGGGAGAAGAAGAGGGCAGGGATTTCTCTAAGTCCCCAGACacacttagcaatagcgcacctctaggggtgcgccactatgaggcttagcaatagcgcacctctcggggtgcgccactgcctctTTATGGCTGGGTCAAAAGAATAACGCGCGGGGGATTGACATATCCCGCTTAGTACACTGATCAGCTCTGTCCCTGGTTGGTTTGTGCCAAACCCctgccggccaggttcgaaccctggcggccccaaatttttttccttttctttttaaattgatttaacactataataaacatccaaaatagcataatacaccaaaataaaaggcataaataattataattatgtagaatagttaaaatactatagaatctataaaatatccaaaaatataaattatatgtctattttgatcggtacaatgtgtagattaacaatatgacatccgttattcatacaagaaaatgatacataattatcttttcacaatcttcttgcccttctttctcgcggttgaataatttagccccggaactcctagacttcttctcttgaatggacggcctttaggtagggtggtcctgcttcttcttgttgtgtatggttcttcatcatcgtcgtcgtcatcttccatcttcggatcgccatactagtcaaagtctagctcgttggcggctccatccattccgatgatgctccttttgcctctcctcacgataacacggctgggcttttgcgggtcggtaatgaagaagcattggtccacttgggaagctagtacccatggctcatatttcgcggtgacctttgcatttcaaatccctgcaaacaaacacatgcaacacatgtgtggatcggaggctttgcatatacaacacatgtggaggcttcgcatacaacacacatgcacgtgatcgagacgattttcgcgcatgcgcacatatgtgtgtgtgcaagacgatcggaaccggtcacacacaaagcataaaaccaacaaagttaccgatacggcgagacctagagtgttggatgaggtaaaaagttgagattgagtagggtattaagctaagaaagcttcaccattacttacctattaATCTAAGACATAGCAATGGTGCACTactaagtggtgcgccactgctacgcctctcatctctaaaaaGGGGCTAtggccaccccctagcagtggcgcacctaatgacatgcgccataggtaacctatgtagcagtggcgcaccacagcagtgcgccattgctaagcctatcatctctaaacggtctctggacacctcctagcagtggcgcacctctacaacgtgcgccataggtaaggaatgtagcagtggcgcaccccatagACGTGCGCCACTATTAGGTTGGGGAGGAtctggcctcctgtcaccacttacttatggcgcaccagaatcaaggtgcgccactactacttttgtaacagtggcccaccgttttgtggtgcgccactgctaagtagtagtggcgcacggcagccatggtgcgccactgatggcagtcttacggctaggccttttcctagtagtgcattaggcataTATCCAGAACTGGAAAACAGAAAACAATAACACATAAACACATGATCATGACATGAAAATAAACCACAAGCATGAACAAACATATTTAGGAATAACAAACAATCTAAACTAACCAAGATTTTCTCAATCTGTGCAGCTCAATTTTTTCAGTATTAGCAGATACTTTCTTCTCCATCCTGATCCTATCCTGCTCAAGCTGGTCACGCACCATGAATTCCTGAGTCACCATCTCAGTACCATCAACGGAAAAAGACTGTGTATCAGATAATCGAGGGGTGACCTCATCTTCACCATCACGAGGTACAGCAGCTTCGTCATCCATTGAACAACGCAGGCTACGAGAAAACAACGAGAACTAACAAAACCAGCCGAAAAAATCCACGGGGCTCTTTATTGAGAACCCACCGCCTACAATCAACAATCGAAGAAAGAAATCAAACGATAAATAGGATTAGGAAGCATTCCAGACGAGAGGTTTCGAAAAACAGATCTGAGATGGGGGGCGCAAACGTACGAAGAGGCCAAGAGGGAGGAAGAAGATGGCTCACGGGATCAATGAATGACGGCAAAAATTACGGGAACGCCACAGAAGAAAAATTGGGAAAGAGAAATAGAACCAATCATCCCATCCacagtcccacatgtcatccacgcAGAAAAGGAATCATAAGAAAAAcgaggacccacatgtcatactgAAACATCAACTCCCATTTTAATGACATGTGCTGGCCCACAAATACAGGTGAAGAAATATATCGGAGATAGATATCTTAACAAATCCTCCACTTCTAGTGGACAACAGGATCACGCTTTCCATCCCTTTCTCTCTCATCaacaaattcaaaattcaaatcaAGATCCAGACGAGAGGAACGACGGAGCCACCAAGGAAGACGAAGGAAGACGAACGACCACGAACTCAAGGTAAACATCTAAATTCCAGATTCGAAGATTTGTAACGTTGTATACCGTACCCCGATTTTTCTCGTTCGACATCTGGAACCCCATCCACGACTAACATGTATTTCGGTCAATCGCAATTTTCCATCTAACTTTTTTTTCCAAcgattcaaaattcaaacatgCAGGACAACATCAACGCCAAGGAACAAACAAGGGATGAGAGAATTAGGCAACGTGCACAGTACATCCGATAGGAATATCCACATAGGTAAAATTCACCAGGTTTCTTTTTCATTGGTTCTGGAATCTAAAGAGTCACAGACTAACCACTCAAACAGGTGGCACTAAATAAGTTCAAACACTGGGTACTCATCAAAAGTAATCGTAAATTCAAACTTGCACATTTGCTTCTGAATACTTTTCAAAAGTAGCAGTCTAACTTCTCAACCTTCCACGCTTGCTCTTCATACTCATGGACTTCAACACTTCATACTCGTGCAGAGCTGGAGAAGAAAAAAAGAGAGACATCAGAGAAGATGGATGAAACATGGGCACAACAGAACAAGGATGAAGAACAACCAATATTGTGGTTGAACAAGCTGCCTCCTGGAGTCAAGATACCACTAACCGCACAACAGATGGCAAAAGTTGCAAAAATGGTAAAACTTACCGAAATCTACTCTACTTACAAGCACCTCCCCGTTATGATATAGTGCTAAACTTTGTGGTGTCGGGAAGTACTACATCACCATACTAACAAATACTAGTAACACTGCATGGAGAAAACAGACTAACGAGTGTAGCAAGTACAGAACTACCATTCTCGTGCCTACAATGATCAGGAAAAACTAACTATTCATACCAAGAAGTACTAGTAACATTTGCAAGGAAAAACAATTTCCATGCTGTCAAACAAAAGCAACAGTATTAGGATGCCTATGTTGTTCAAAGAGTACTAACCCATAGTATTAAGAAGCATTAGAAACAGTTCCAGGCAATATGACTTCCTCATGTCGACAGGTACACAAGTACTAGTACTATGCCTATAATATAACTTTATTGTGGTTTATTTTGTAATGTTATCATATATCTTTATTTAAAATGTACACAACATAAACTATATTTCTTTTGTTTTTGACATGCATGTACAAAATAATTTATATTCAATTTTTTTTCAGGCAAGAATACACACGTGGAGGAACAAAAGGGAgaaaatgcaacaaaataaacttAAACAAGCTGAGTCACAGTACAGAGTGCAGTGTGCTCACCTTAAACGATCTCTAATAGAAGTAAAGAAGGAAGAAGCTTCCAGCAATAGCTCGACAATGGAATTGGATAGAGAGACGAAGGAAAAAAAATTGCTAACCTCTGAGAAAATCAATCAGTATGCGCCCTCCTACGCTTGTTCAAGAGAGCATCCTTCCCTGCTTCCAAGCAACATCAAATCAAATCAATCACAAAAGTTCACAACGAAGGTTGGTAAAATTAATTACTAGACATGGCACCAAAAATTCACTACTAGATTTTATTGAATCAATTTAACAAATATACTTAAAATTGATTATTTTCTGAGATGGTAATATTATTGACTGTCAATCTTCTTACAGGATGCCAATGGCACCAATTTGAGACAAAAGCATCACGAAGAAACAGGAAAGCATAATTATGTGTCAGCAACAAGCAGCCAGAGCAGCTCAGCTGCACCAGCGGAAAAATACATGCAAAGAAAATCATCAAGTTATGAGGTAAGTAACAAATCTTACATAAGCAAAGTACAAAATCAAAAACATTTTTAGGATAAATACTGACAATTATTTATCCATTTCTCAGGGTTTATTCAAAGAAATCAACGACGATGATATGTCTGACGACAACAACGACAACAACCACAGACAGATCAAGCTAGTAGACAAGCACGACACCTCCCAACAACAATCTCAACAAAACAAAGAAGACATCAAGAAGGCATGTAGATTACAGTTAATCAACAATTCTCGCAATGACCAGAAAAGTATCTGTGATTAAAAAATAGCCTGACAAAAATAATTTAAATCCAATTTACAGGAGGTCTACAGCAACCAGGCAAGAATGAAACAACATACAAGACCAAGCAGCAGCTATGGTATACCAGACAAAGCAATGACAGAAAACACACAAGCAACCAATACCAGAAAAAATTATCAAGGTACAATTCAAGAATTTATACAAGATAAATGATGATTATGCATTATGGTGAAACATCAGTAAACCAGGAATCTAACACAAAGTTTACTTGGTTTACTTATTTGCAGGAAATGAAGTTTGCCACAGCCAACACCAACTCCAGTGATAGCACAACAAGCAATGCAAAGGTAGTAACTACATGTATGTATTTATAATTACAAATTACTTTTAAAATAATGCATTAAAAAAAAATTTGTATACCTTTAATTTACAGGAAACATATGAAGCATACACATGTACAGAAACATCGGGAAACAAAATCATCGATCAGCAGGTAcgtacttttgatttcaaaaacaGTACACACTTTGTTATATGTGGAAATAAACATTAAAATATCTAAACATCTGGAACACCATCTTACAAAAACTGATGCACAATATGAATGTTATGAATTCAGGAATACAGAGAAATGGGAAGTACAGACGAAGAAACAAGTGCCTCAAAGGAAACAAATCAAAAAGAAGCTTATTCATCATCGCAGAAACACAGCACAGGAGAATCAAACTCGCCCTCAGAGGAACAAGCTACcaaacaagaaacaaaagaagAACTGAAGGATGATGATCCAGAAATAAATCCACATCCTCCAACAAAGATGGAAGAGGAAATGGACAAGATGTTCAGCACAGATGACTACCCAGCAGTTGAAGAGATTATCAGTGCAGCTATACCAAAGGAAGGTGCCCATTTCAAAACAAGAGATGATGCATTCTATAGATACGCTCTGTATGCAAGAAAGGAAGGATTTGCAGTGAAGAAGTTCAGCAGCAAGAGATCAGGAAAAAACTGAGAAATTTACATGCAAACGTTTGCATGTAACAAGGAAGGATGCACAAACACAGATGCCGAACCATCGTCGCACAGGAGAACAAACATACTACTGAAGACTGGCTGTAAAGCACAGATAATTGTAAGAGAATTTGATGGATACTGGTACATCAAGAAGGTTCACTTAGAACACAACCACCCGCTGGAACCAACAGACTATCTCATTAGGTTTGCACACTGTCACAAAAGGATGACTGATCTCGACAGGAGATTAATTCATCTACTACAGATGGGACATCTGCCACCAAGGAAGATGATGTTAATCTTCCGGTCGATCAGAGGGAAATTCCGTGGAATACCCTTCGATGCTGTTGATCTAAGCAACATAAAGAGTCAACAACAACAAATAGAGAAGGACCATGACATCCAGAAGTGCGAACGCTTCAAGACACTCCGGAAAACGATGCACTGGCTTCTATCATGCCATGGAGATAGACAGCGAAAAAAAGAGTTCGAACTGTTTTGGATGGACGCAATGTGCGTAATGAACTACAAGCTGTTCGGTGACTACATATCTTTCGACACAACTTTCAGCACAAATAAGTATGGCTTACCATTTGTTCCTATAGTTGGGGTGAACAATCACGGCTCCACAGTACTGTTTGCCGTTGCTCTGCTAAAGGATCAAACAACAGATACATTTATATGGGTACTGGAAACATTTGTTCAGGCCATGGGTGGAAAAGAACCAAAGACAATAATAACAGACCAGGACAAGGcaatgaagaaagcaataaaaacAGTTCTAAAGTCCACAACACACAGAAGCTGCTACTACCACATCGTGACCAAGATGAGCCGAGAaagagagcaccttctttgcaaAAAACACAGGGACTTGTCGGAAATGCTAATGTACATTGCAAAGAACGCATTCACACCAGCTGAGTTCGAAATGGGATGGAATAAAGTGATAGAGGATTACAATGCTAGCGGAGAAGAACACCTAAGCAAGTTATTCAGGATAAGACACAGGTGGGTACCAGCATACTTCATGGATAAATTTTACCCATTCTCATCAAGCACAGGAAGGAGCGAGAGCAAAAATAACATGTGGAAATGCTATAGCTAGCACACAGACACGATAACAATGTTCCTTGAACAATATGAGGTCATACAAGACAAGTGCTTATCTGCCCTGGACAAGAAGAAGCTCACATCAACACTGAAAACAGCAAAATTAGTAACAAGACATCCGTTTGAGAAGCAAGCTCTTGAACAATTCACAAAtgacatattcgagaagttccagaTTGAGATCACAAACAACACGGCATTCAAGGTAGATGGATCACTTGAACCTGGTCGCCACCTGCGGCTGAAAAGAATAGTGAAATTCTACAACCACATGGAATTCAAAAGCGAGTTGTTTGACGTCACATTTGACGATGAAAAAAAAACTTCATGTGTTCCTGCAAAAAGATGCAGAGGGATGGTATACATTGCTGCCATGTAATAAAAGCAATGGTTCACATGGAGATCAATGATTTGCCAGAGAGTTTTGTGATTAAAAGATGGAGAAAAGACATAGACATGGAACTCGCAACATTAGGAAATGTCGCAGATGCTTCTTGCGGAGACGAAACACTAAAGTTTGCCGGTGTGATGAGCCATATGGCAGAACTTTGCAACAAAGCGTGCCCAAATGACAAAGCATACAATGTCATGATTCAGTGTATGCGTGATATGGAAACAAAAGTGCTGGCAGCAATAAGAGAAGATGAAGGAGCTAAAAAACTTCacgacgaagaaacaggtagcaACGAAACATTGCGTGACCCACCAATGTCCGACAGAAGAGGAACAAAAAGAGGGGACAGAATGATGCCAGGTTCAGAAAAAAGACAGAAAACTAGACAAATAAAATGCGGACACTGCAAGAAATCAGGTCACAACAAAACAGGATGTGGAGAACTGAAAGCAAAAATTGCAGCAGAGGCAGCACAGGCAGCAAGACAAGCGGCAGCAAAGAAAGCGAAACGAAAGCATCACAGAAAGATATACAAGCAATACAAGACAGAATCAATCAAGCAACAGACACACAAATAACGATAGTAACACAACAGAGAGAACAACACAACCAGGAAACACTTACGGTATGTACTACCACAACGGAAGAATAAGATGCGACATGGAATATCTAGTATTTGGTACAAAAAACACATTAACAAGGTAAGTGTGCCCATGAAGTTTCTTTGTCAGTGATGAAAACCTACTGATGCAAATAATCTGCTTTTTCCTACAAATTAACATAAATTTAACATATATTTATTTGCAGACGTCGACGATGAACAAAGGATATCAAAAGGAGAGCAACAAAAGTAGGAACCACTCAAGGTGGAAGCCACATGAATATTTAGAATATATGATACAGACAATGGAATGAATATGTAATGTTATTATGTACTTCATTTCCTTATTTTGTACAATCAAGTTCACTTCATTGACTTCACTGGACGAAAAAAGGATAACCATTGTAAAACAGTTCTTACTTTCGAATTCTTCAATCTGTTCGCGAACGAAACTTGCCAGATAATCAGGAGAATCATAAGTGAGCATCATTCCGGTGAAGAACTATCGAAAACTTTCGATGTCAGCCTGAAAAACACGAAACAACACAATGGTTAATGATCTCCAACAAGAATGCATAAGCTCCAAACGAAAAAGTACACAACGACTAAACAAAAAGATGCACAAGTACTAAAAACAACCATTGACATGTACTATTTATACAGCGAACAAGTACTAAAAAACTGCCTTAAATACTATTGAATAAAACTATGTACACAACACATTACCTACCTTGAATACATCTGGGTAAAAATTAGCCTTGAATATCCAAATAAACCTCA
It includes:
- the LOC127348059 gene encoding protein FAR1-RELATED SEQUENCE 5-like, whose protein sequence is MTDLDRRLIHLLQMGHLPPRKMMLIFRSIRGKFRGIPFDAVDLSNIKSQQQQIEKDHDIQKCERFKTLRKTMHWLLSCHGDRQRKKEFELFWMDAMCVMNYKLFGDYISFDTTFSTNKYGLPFVPIVGVNNHGSTVLFAVALLKDQTTDTFIWVLETFVQAMGGKEPKTIITDQDKAMKKAIKTVLKSTTHRSCYYHIVTKMSREREHLLCKKHRDLSEMLMYIAKNAFTPAEFEMGWNKVIEDYNASGEEHLSKLFRIRHRWVPAYFMDKFYPFSSSTGRSESKNNMWKCYS